A genomic stretch from Clavelina lepadiformis chromosome 5, kaClaLepa1.1, whole genome shotgun sequence includes:
- the LOC143458732 gene encoding uncharacterized protein LOC143458732, which translates to MKKLVVFGGTGRTGLAVLTRASQDPELQVTAYLRKPEKVPENVRSKIKIVLGNVLDAEQVANVIEGQDAVISCLGQGFNIRHTTVISEGVKNIVQGMRQHSVKRIILVGVSFLLPGEKTIFFLKAITLDHERALNYIKTCKDIEWIMCMPPEIVDLPYTKSYKVAINKLAGSNVATTHDIAHWMLSCVKDEKTAEEYKHQLVGLGSFLSLPRWLTGTSQGVASLVGAGLVAAALCWYFNMKKLVVFGGTGRTGLAVLTRASQDPELQVTAYLRKPEKVPENVRSKIKIVLGNVLDAEQVANVIEGQDAVISCLGKGFNICPTTLISEGVKNIVQGMREHGVKRIVLVGVSFLLPGRKTMFILKEITADHERALNYLKTCKDIDWIMSMPPQIIDAPYTGTYKVAINKLCGSRKATTHDIAHWMLTCIKDEEVAKEYKHQLVGISSFLSFKQGLTRLKIGFYGLFAFALVGTLWYSGWLKNIFP; encoded by the exons ATGAAGAAATTGGTTGTTTTTGGTGGCACAGGAAGAACCGGGCTGGCAGTTTTAACCAGAGCAAGCCAAGACCCAG AACTTCAAGTGACTGCATATCTCAGGAAGCCTGAAAAAGTGCCAGAAAACGTGAGAAGTAAGATCAAAATAGTCTTGGGAAATGTTCTTGACGCTGAACAAGTGGCAAATGTTATTGAAGGACAAGATGCCGTTATATCATGTCTTGGACAGGGATTCAACATAC GCCACACAACTGTAATATCAGAAGGTGTGAAAAACATAGTGCAAGGGATGAGGCAACACAGTGTTAAAAGGATCATCTTGGTTGGCGTAT CATTCCTACTTCCTGGTgagaaaacaattttcttcTTAAAAGCGATAACTCTTGATCACGAACGAGCCTTAAATTACATCAAAACGTGCAAGGACATCGAGTGGATTATGTGCATGCCGCCAGAAATTGTGGACTTGCCGTACACCAAAAGCTACAAG GTGGCCATCAACAAGCTAGCAGGGTCAAATGTGGCCACGACGCATGACATCGCTCACTGGATGCTGAGCTGCGTGAAGGATGAGAAAACAGCTGAAGAATACAAACACCAGCTGGTCGGACTCGGCTCATTTTTAAGCCTTCCTCGCTGGTTGACCGGCACCTCACAAGGGGTGGCCAGTTTGGTAGGAGCAGGGCTGGTGGCTGCTGCACTGTGCTGGTATTTCAAC ATGAAGAAATTGGTTGTTTTTGGTGGCACAGGAAGAACCGGGCTGGCAGTTTTAACCAGAGCAAGCCAAGACCCAG AGCTTCAAGTGACTGCATATCTAAGGAAGCCTGAAAAAGTGCCAGAAAACGTGAGAAGTAAGATCAAAATAGTCTTGGGAAATGTTCTCGATGCTGAACAAGTGGCAAATGTTATTGAAGGACAAGATGCCGTTATATCATGTCTTGGAAAAGGATTCAATATTT GTCCCACAACATTAATCTCGGAAGGTGTCAAAAACATAGTTCAAGGAATGCGGGAGCACGGAGTTAAAAGAATAGTTTTGGTCGGCGTGt CGTTTCTGCTTCCTGGCCGCAAGACCATGTTCATTTTGAAGGAGATTACTGCCGACCATGAACGAGCTCTCAATTACCTCAAAACATGCAAAGACATCGACTGGATCATGTCCATGCCTCCACAGATAATTGACGCTCCTTACACTGGCACTTACAAG GTGGCGATCAACAAGTTGTGCGGATCAAGAAAAGCAACGACTCACGATATTGCTCATTGGATGCTCACTTGTATTAAGGATGAGGAAGTGGCAAAAGAATACAAACATCAACTGGTCGGAATATCATCTTTTCTCTCATTCAAGCAGGGTTTGACCCGGCTAAAAATTGGGTTTTATGGTTTGTTCGCTTTTGCTCTTGTCGGAACACTTTGGTATTCAGGATggttgaaaaacatttttccgtaa
- the LOC143460779 gene encoding cytoplasmic dynein 2 light intermediate chain 1-like, producing MSGLIRNIWDAANQEVMLTEKDGLKGAEKSCLFVGGKSSGKTTVMLKFLSREDSAKPTTALEYTFARRATNLQHKLTGHIWELGGGTNLRKLVDIPLTLDTLQRMTVLLFLDLSEPNKLWFTAETLLRAMRERLDVVLKTGNKQNPGFQQLMNKAAWERIGGKDRNDANSINPFPVPLFIIGSKFDLYQDMDSDKKKVITKCMRFLAHSNGATAMYVSSKVDTTMRGFKHIMNVSVFDGQLNKSPIIDSARPLYIPCGMDSMDAIGKAPLASSDIGRITSKNPSETWKIAFCGHFPQDGDVKQADIPDPAKDAQFREPKIDELRAQKDKELEAYKRQESHKWTDRIA from the exons ATGTCCGGATTGATTCGAAACATCTGGGATGCTGCAAATCAGGAAGTCATGCTCACTGAGAAAGACGGCTTAAAAGGGGCCGAGAAATCCTGCTTGTTTGTCGGCGGAAAATCTTCG GGAAAAACTACAGTTATGTTGAAGTTTTTGAGCAGAGAAGATAGCGCCAAACCAACAACTGCTTTAGAATACACATTTGCTCGCAGAGCTACTAACTTA CAACACAAGCTTACTGGTCATATATGGGAGTTGGGAGGTGGCACAAATCTGCGCAAATTGGTCGACATTCCTCTCACACTGGATACCCTGCAAAGGATGACTGTTCTCTTG TTCCTTGATTTATCGGAGCCGAACAAGTTGTGGTTCACGGCGGAGACGTTGCTTAGGGCGATGCGGGAGAGACTCGATGTCGTTTTAAAAACTGGCAACAAACAAAATCCAGGATTCCAGCAACTCATGAACAAAGCAGCTTGGGAGAGAATCGGGGGAAAAGATAGAAAC GACGCAAATTCGATCAATCCATTTCCGGTTCCATTGTTTATTATCGGAAGTAAATTTGATCTGTACCAGGATATGGATTCTGATAAGAAAAAG GTAATAACGAAATGTATGCGATTCCTGGCACATTCCAACGGAGCGACGGCGATGTACGTGAGTTCAAAGGTCGATACAACAATGAGAGGTTTCAAACACATCATGAACGTGTCTGTCTTTGATGGGCAGTTAAA CAAATCCCCAATCATTGATAGCGCACGGCCTCTTTATATTCCCTGTGGTATGGACAGCATGGATGCTATAGGGAAAGCCCCCCTTGCGAGCTCAGATATAGGTCGGATCACATCAAA GAATCCGTCAGAAACGTGGAAAATTGCCTTTTGTGGACACTTTCCACAAGATGGCGACGTGAAGCAAGCCGACATTCCAGATCCAGCAAAAGACGCACAATTTCGAGAACCAAAGATCGATGAATTGCGAGCACAAAAAGACAAAGAACTTGAAGCTTACAAGAGACAAGAAAGCCACAAGTGGACTGATAGAATTGCCTGA